In Gemmatimonadaceae bacterium, the DNA window CCGCCGCGATCTGGTACGCGCGATCGGGACGATCCACCTCGACGATCCAGTAGCCGGCGAGGAATTCCTTCGCTTCGGCGAACGGACCATCGGTCACGGTGGGTGCGCCGTTCGTTCCGGCGCGAACGACTCGCGCTTCGCCCGGAGGGGCCAGCCCTTCGGCGCCGACCAACTCGCCGGCCTTGCTCAGCTTGGTGCCGAAGTCCTTCATGAAC includes these proteins:
- a CDS encoding YciI family protein, which codes for MRYMLMMHAPRGTGDWGVMKWSPEDLKAHITFMKDFGTKLSKAGELVGAEGLAPPGEARVVRAGTNGAPTVTDGPFAEAKEFLAGYWIVEVDRPDRAYQIAAEASAAPGKGGEPLNMPIEVRQVMSAPPVDV